In Leifsonia sp. PS1209, the genomic stretch GGACGAGAACACGAGCGTGATCCCGGCGATGGCCACCGCGCTGCCGACGATCGCGCCGCGCAGCCTGGCGTGGTTGCGGGCACCGTATGCGTAGGCGAACAGCGGTATGGCTCCCATGAACACGCCCATGCAGATCATCTCCGGCAGCTGCACGATGCGGAGGGCGACGCCCATCGCCGCCAGCAATGCGTCTCCGTATGCGATGGCGATCCAGTTCATGACGAGGGTCGTCACGATGAGGAACGACGACATCAGCAACTCGGAGGCTCCGACGCCGAACACGGTCTTCAGCATCTCCGGGTCCGCCCGGAAGTGGCGAGGGGCCAGCGAGACCGCGCTGCTCTTCTTCGTCAGCCACCAGATGTAGTAGCCGACGGTCACGACGTTGGACAGCCCGAGCGCGATGCCTGCGCCGAGCACGCCCCAGCCGAGCACGAGGATGAACAGCACGTCCAGCACCAGGTTGGCGACAGTGGATGCGATGAGCCCGGTCATCGAGGCGACGGCCGCGCCCTCCGCACGCACCAGCTGTTCGAGCGCGAACGCGGCGACCAGCACCGGCGCGAAGCCGAACATCGCCCCGATGTAGAGGGCCGTCGGTTCGAGGGATGCCCCGCTGGCGCCGACCGCCGTGGCGAGCGGCACGGCGAAGATCACGCCGAGCACGCCGATGACGACGCCGGCCGCCAGCGCACCCCACAGGGTGAACGACGACACCTGCTTGATCCTGGTGGCCGCACCGGCGGCGGAGGCCTGATCCGCATCCGGGTCGTCCTGCATCCCGAGCAGCCGCGAGACGAAGGTGCCTCCGCCGACGCCGAAGACGCCGCCGATCGCCATCACGAGGGCGAACACCGGGAGGGAGAAGGTGAGGGCGGCGAGCAGCGGTGTGGAGTGCAGTGCGCCGATGAAGCCGGCGTTGATGATGTTGTAGACGACGCCGACGGAGAAACCGGCGACCATGGGCACGCAGAGGTGCACCAGGGAGCGCCAGATGGGCGCAGAGGCGAGGTAGGTACGGTTCGAGGACATGACGGAACCTCCGTTCCGGGTAACGGCTTTTTTCGGTGGGTGTGAGGGTGGGGGAGGGTGCGCGCTACGAGTCGAGCGTGTCCGTGACGCGTCGGAGGAGCGCGATGAGGCGGTCCTGTTCCTCGGTGTCGAGAACGGAGAAGGTGCGTTCCTGCTCGGCGGCGAGGTCGTTCTGGAATCCAGCGACGACCTCTGCGCCCTCCGGGGTGACGCTGATGAGCTTCACCCGCGAGTCGTCCGGGGACGGCGTGCGCGTGATGTAGCCGCGTTCTTCCAGTCCCTGCAGGAGGCTGGCGACACTGGCCGGGGTGGTGCCGGACATCTCGGAGAGTTCCCGGGCGATCACGCCGTTCTCCTGATGCTCTTCGATGTATCCGAGCGTGAACGCCTGCGACCTGCTCAGGCCGCTGGTGCGCACCCAGGCGTCCGCCGTCGCTCGCTGGGCGAACGAGAGCGTGCGGATGAGGGCGGTCAGCTGTTCCGATCGGGATGACATAGTTAGAAACCTAATAGTTAGAAATCAAACTGTCAAGCAACGGATGAGCAGCCCGTCGCGATCAAGATGATGCCCCGGTCCCACACCGCCTCCGCGGCGCTGGCACCGCCGCCCGATTAGCAGGAGACGCCCGGCCCGTAGCGTCGAAGCATGAGCGACAACACCCGTCCGACCACCGAGTCCGCCGCCCAGAATCCCCCGCCGAGGAAGCGGGGACGGAAGTTCCTTCGCGTCACCATCGTGACGATCGTCAGCATCGTTTCCGTGGTGGTGATCGCCCTCGCGACCACCACGACGATCAACGCCATCGCCACCGCCTCCGAGGCGAACGAGATCAGGAAGTACGGCCGGCTGGTCGACGTCGACGGAAAGAAGATCAACGTCGACATCCAGGGAGCGGGCGCCCAGACCATCGTGCTGCTGCCCGGCTTCGGCACCGGCTCGCCCGTCATCGACTTCGCACCCCTCGTCGACAAACTGAAGGCGAACTACCGCACGGTCGTCGTCGAGCCGTTCGGATACGGCCTGAGCGACGAGACCGACCGGCCGCGCACCAACGCGAACATCGCCAGGGAGGTGCACAGTGCCCTGCAGGCGCTGCACATCGACCGGTACGTCCTGGGCGGCCACTCCATCGCCGGGATCTACGGACTCCAGTATGTGAACACCTATCGCGACGAGGTGACCGCCTTCGTCGGCATCGACACCAGCGTTCCCACCCAGCCGGGCATCGACGAGGAGCTCAACGTCGCGGGACTCCGCACCCTCAAGACCCTCGGCCTCGTCCGGGTCCTGACCGCGCTGGGCGACGACCCGTACACCGGGCTCCCGTACACCGACGCGCAGAAGTACCAGTCGAAGATCATCTCCCTCCGCAACGGGTTCACCGACACGTACGCCGACGAGATGGAGCGGTTCGGCTCCAACTTCCACGACGCACAGAAGCTGGCCTTCCCGAAAGACCTCCCACTCCTGCTGTTCGTGCAGTCGGACAACATCGACGTCGAGGGCTGGATGACGCTGCACACGGAGCAGGTGGCCAGTGTCGAGCGCAGCGAACTCATCCCGCTCGACGCCGACCACTACCTGCACCACACGAAGTCGGCGGAGATCGCATCGGCGATGAACGCCTTCCTCACGGCCGGCTGACGCGCATCCGGCGACCTCGTGGCAGGATGCTTGCGATAGCCATCCACATCGCCAGGAGGTCGCCATGCCGTCCCGCAACCACCGCGTCGCCGTCCTCGTCCTCGACGGCGCGAAACCCCTCGACGTCGGTATCCCGGCCCAGGTGTTCTCGCACCGGCCGAGCATGCCGTACGAGGTGCGCGTCTGCGGGGCGGCGCCGGGTCTCGTGACCGGCGGGGACGGCCTCTCGTACCATGTTGCAGACGGCCTCGATGCCCTCGCGGAGGCGGACACGGTGTTCGTCCCGGGATACCGGGAGCCGGCGACCACGGAGCCGTCCGCAGCGGTCGTGGCGGCGCTCCGGGCCGCCAACGAGCGCGGGGCGCGCCTCGCCGCGATCTCGACGGGAGCGTTCGCGCTCGCCGCAGCCGGACTCCTCGACGGCAAGCGCGCCACCACGCACTGGCACTACACGAGGGCGCTCGCCGCCAGGTACCCGCTCGTGCAGGTGGACGAGAACGTGCTGTTCGTCGACGAGGGCGACGTGCTCACCTCGGCGGGTGCCGCCTCCGGGATCGACCTGAGCCTGCACCTGGTGCGGCGCGACCACGGCGTCGGCCTGTCCAACCACGTCGCGCGCCGGCTGGTCGCCGCCCCGTATCGCAGCGGCGGGCAGGCGCAGTACGTGCCGCGCAGTGTTCCCGAGCCGCTCGGCGACCTGTTCGCGACGACCAGGGCGTGGGCGCTGGAGCACCTGGCCGAGCCGCTGACACTGGATGCGCTCGCCCGCAACGCCCGCGTGTCCCCGCGCACGTTCTCCCGCCGCTTCGTGGAGGACACCGGGTACACCCCGATGCAGTGGGTGCTCCGGGCGCGCGTCGACCTGGCCCGCGAGCTGCTCGAACGCAGCGACCTCGGCGTCGAGCAGATCGCCGACAGCGTCGGCCTCGGCAGCGGAGCGAACCTGCGGCTGCACTTCCAGCGCATCCTGGGCACGTCGCCGACGGAGTACCGGCACACGTTCTCGGCCTAGGCGAGATCCTTGCGCACGCTGTCTTTCGAGCCACTGTCGCATCCCGTCGCGGCGATCGAGCATGGAAGACGGAACGAAAGGAACCCCTCCCCATGACCCGCATCGCCATCAACGGCTTCGGCCGCATCGGACGCAACACCCTCCGCGCACTGCTGGAGCGCGGCAGCGACCTGGAGGTCGTCGCCGTCAACGATCTGACCGCTCCGGAGACGCTCGCCCACCTGCTGAAGTACGACAGCACGCTCGGCCGTCTGGGCCGCAGCGTCGAGGTGGATGGGACGGACCTCGTGGTCGACGGCCGCCGCATCCGGGTGCTGGCCGAGCGCGAGCCTGCCGACCTTCCCTGGGCGGAGCTGGGCGTGGAGCTCGTGCTCGAATCGACCGGGCGCTTCACGTCTGCGGAGTCCGCGCGCGCCCACCTGCGCGCCGGTGCCAAGCGCGTCCTGGTCAGCGCACCCTCCGACGGCGCGGACGTCACCCTCGCCTACGGCGTCAACACCGACGCGTACGACCCGGAGAAGCACGTCATCGTCTCCAACGCCTCCTGCACGACCAACGCCCTCGCGCCGCTCGCCTCCGTCCTGGACGACCTGGCCGGCATCGAACACGGCTTCATGACCACGGTCCACGCGTACACCCAGGAGCAGAACCTGCAGGACGGGCCGCACCGCGACCTCCGCAGGGCGCGCGCGGCCGGCGTGAACATCGTGCCGACCACCACGGGCGCGGCGAAGGCGATCGGCCTGGTGCTTCCGAACCTCGACGGCAAGCTCTCCGGGGACTCCATCCGCGTGCCCGTCCCCGTCGGCTCGATCGTGGAACTGAACACCACCGTCTCGCGCGAGGTGACGCTCGACGAGGTGCTCGCCGCCTACCGCGACGCGGCCGCCGGACCGCTGAACGGCGTGCTTGAGTACGCGGACGAGCCGCTGGTCTCCTCCGACATCACGGGCCAGCCCGCCTCCTCGATCTTCGACTCCGCGCTCACCAGGGTGAGCGGCAAGCACGTGAAGGTGGTCGCCTGGTACGACAACGAGTGGGGCTTCTCGAACCGGGTGGTGGACACGCTGGAGCTGCTCGCAGCGTGAGCGCCGCATCCTGAGTCGCCGCATCCCGTCGCGCACGGAACGGCCGAGCCCGCAACCGGTGGTGCCCGGCCGTTCCCGCGCGTAGAACGCAGGTATGAAAGCACTCACCTGGCAAGCGAACAAGCGCGTCGACGTGGTCGACGTGCCCGACCCGCGGATCGAGCAGCCCACCGACGTCGTCATCCGCATCACCTCGACGGCCATCTGCGGCTCCGACCTGCACCTGTACGACGTGCTCGGCCCGTTCCTCTCAAAAGGGGATGTGCTCGGTCACGAGCCGATGGGCATCGTGGAGGAGGTGGGCTCTGCCGTCCGGTCGCTCAGCGTCGGTGACCGTGTCGTCATCCCGTTCGTGATCGCGTGCGGCGACTGCTACATGTGCAGGCTCGGGCTGACGACGCAGTGCGAGACCACCCAGAACCGCGAACACGGCACCGGGGCGTCCCTCTACGGCTACACCGAGCTGTACGGGTCCGTCCCCGGCGGCCAGGCGGAGCGCCTGCGCGTGCCGATGGCCGACTTCAACGCCCTCCGCGTCGGCAGCGAACTGCCGGACGACCGCTACCTCTTCCTCAGCGACATCCTGCCGACGGCCTGGCAGGGGGTGCAGTACGCGAACGTTCCGGAGGGCGGGACGCTTGGCGTGATCGGGCTCGGCCCCGTCGGCCAGTTCGCCAGCCGCATCGGCAAGCACCTCGGCTACCAGGTGGTCGCCGTCGACCCTGTGCCGGAGCGCAGGGAGATGGCCGAACGCCACGGCATCGACACCTTCGACCTCAGCGACGACGCGGCGGCCTGGCTCCGCGAGGCGACGGACGGCCGCGGGCCGGACGCCGTGGTCGACGCGGTCGGGATGGAGGCGCACGGCAACACGGTGGCCGGTGTCGCCCAGTCCGCCGTCGGCCTGCTGCCAGACCCGGTGGCCAAGAAGCTGATGACGACCGTCGGCGTCGACCGGCTCTCCGCGATGATGCTCGCCTTCGACGCGGTGCGCCGCGGGGGCACGGTCTCCCTCAGCGGCGTCTACGCGGGTGTCGCAGACCCTGTGCCGTTCATGAACCTGTTCGACAAGCAGGTCGCCATCCGGATGGGCCAGTGCAACGTGCACACCTGGCGCGACGACATCCTCCCCCTGGTCGAAGACCCCGCAGACCCGCTCGGCACGGAAGACCTCGTCACCCACCGCGTCGGCCTGGAGGAGGCGCCGAGGATGTACGACCTGTTCCGCGACAAGGAGGACGGCTGCATCAAGGTGGTGCTCACGCCCTGAGGCGAAGAGGAACCTGGCCGCCACCGCCGATGACTTCGGTGGCGGCCAGGAGCTAGGCGCCCGCGAGGGGGATGAACACCCGCATGGTGCTCGGGCCACGGTTGGCCCATTGGAAGTAGGGGCGCAGTTCGACCACGGCTGCCGTGCGCGGGTCCGCGTGCGGCGCGGTCCCGTACGGCCAGCCGCCAAAGGCGGAGGAGACGAGGTCGACGGGAGCCGCCGCCCCGTCGGGCGTCGCGGTGGGCGCGGTGTCGGAGCGGAGGCGCACCGCATCCACGTGGTCGCCGTCCGGGAGGTCGGTCGACTCGACGCAGAGCACGAGCGGGCCGCGCTCGACGGCCGCCGTGCCGCGCAGCGCGTCGATCCGCGGGTCAGGGTAGGTGAGGCGCGGTGTCATGGGCAGGTCGAGGAGCAGCGGCTCTGCCGGATCGAAGACCCGGCGCACCCGCACGTAGCCGTCCTTCGGCAGCACCGGCTCGCCTCCCAGCGAGACGTCTGCGCCGGACGCCCACGACGGGATGCGCACGCTCAGCTCGATCTCCTCGGCAGCGTCCACGGTCACGGAGACCCGGCCGTCGAACGGGTAGCCGGGTGCGCGCACCTGGATGCGCACGGGCGACCCGGCGACGGACGTCTCGATGTCGATGTCGCCGAACTGGTGGAGCTGCACGCCGTCCGGCGACGCCGTCGCCACGTAGGACGCGACGCTCGCCAGCGTGCGCGCAACGTTCGTCGGGCAGCACGAGACCTCGAACCACGGCGCGCGCAGGCTCGCCTCCGCGCGCTCGCTGAGCTGGTCCTCCGCAGGAACGGACCCGAGCTCGCGCTGATGCAGCGTGTTCGCGTAGTAGAACGCCCGTCCGTCCTCCCGTGGGGAGACCAGCACAGCGTTGAGCAGGGTTCGCTCGATGACGTCCGCATACGCCGCGTCCCCGCTCTGCAGGAGCAGCCGCCAGCTGAGCATGACCGACCCGATCGCGGCACAGGTCTCCGCGTACGCCCGATCCGGCGGCAGCTCGAAGTCGCTACCGAACTCCTCGTTCTGGTGGTGCGAGCCGACGCCGCCGGTGAGGTAGGTCCTGGTCGCCACCGTGTGCGCCCACTGCCGCTCCACGGCGGCGAGCAGCGCGTCGTCGCCGAACTCGACCGCCACATCCACCGCCCCGGCCGCGAGGTACTCCGCGCGCACAGCGTGGCCGCGCAGGGTGTCGGCGTCCCGTACCGGAACGTCGTCGAGGAAGTATTCGCTCGACTGGAAGAGCGTGGTCTTCAGACGCCTACGGCCCCTGCGCTCGATGAAGCTGCGGGCGAGGTCGAGATACCGCGGTTCGGAGAGCGCCCTGCCGAGTTCGGCGAGGGCGGGCTCGATCTCCGGATGCCCGCAGATCGCATCCCGGCCGTCCGGCCCGAACTCGCGGTAGACGTGGTCGGCGAGGCGGCGGGCGACGTCCACGATCAGGTCGTCGTGCCCGGTGCGCACGCGGGCGACCGCCGCCTGGAACAGGTGGCCGAAGCAGTACAGCTCGTGCCCCCACTCCAGATCGGAGAACCGCGGGCGCTGCCCCTCCCTGCCGAACGAGGTGTGGAGGTAGCCGTCGGGCTCCTGCGCCGCCGCGACGCGTTCCACCAGCGAGCGGTACGTCTCCGCCAGTGCGGCATCCTGGGTGCGGCCGAGCTCCCACGCCATCGCCTCGAGCAGCTTGTAGACCTCGGAGTCCACGAACTCGATGCCGTCGTGGTGCTCGGCGACGGTACCGTCCGCCGCCCTGTCGAAGTTCCCGATCCAGCCGATGCGCTCCATCCAGGTGAGGCAGTGGTCGATGACGGCCGAGGCGTTCAGCTCCTGCTTCTCCGCCCAGAATCCGCCGACGAAGCGCACCTCGTCCTGACCGAGCGGCCGGAGAGCCGACCGGGACGGGCTGACCGGACCGCCGGTCCTGGTCGCGTCGAGAGTGTCGGTCATCGTTCTCCTAGAGAGTGGGTGCGGCGGGCCGCGTCGAGCGTGAGGGTGAGGAAGCAGCTGGCCGTCCAGGTGTATGCGCGGTCGCGCAGACCGGCGCCGGTCACGGCGTCGAAGTTCTCGGCGAAGCCCGACCGTTCGCAGGCCGCGCGGAACCGGAGGCTCACCTGGTCGGCGAGGTCGGTGTGGCCCGCGCGCCGCAGACCGTCCTCGATGAGGAAGGTGGACGGTGCCCAGATCGGACCTCGCCAATATCCGTCGCTCTCGTAGAGCGGCGACGTGACGGGTTCGGTGGCCGGGCCCCACTCGGTGAGGTGCGCCGCGATCGTCCGGGCCAGGGTGGAGGCGACCTCCGCGGGAAGGCGTTCGCCGAGCACGATGGGGAGTGCGTTGAGCAGGCTGGTCGCCGATGCCGGTTCGCCGCTCAGCGCATCCAGGGCGAGGAAGCCGTCTCCGGTCCAGAGCCGGTCGAACAGGGCGGCCTCGATCGTCGCCGCCTCCGCCTTCCACTCGGGTGCGCTCAGCCCCAGCATCGCCGCAAGCTCCTGGAGCTCGTGCAGCTGCAGGAGCAGGAAGGCGGAGAGGTCGGGCGAGACGATCACCCGCGACCGGTCGAACGTCGTGGAGTTGTCCCAGCCGCTGTCGTTGCCGTGCTGGTAGTAGGGCAGCGGATGCGCGGGCGTGCGGCGGAAGTCCAGCCAGAAGCGCGTCCAGGCGGCCAGCCGCCGGTACACCTCGTGCAGTTCCGCCGCGGTGAACGGCCGGGACGACCGCGCGCGCAGCTGGGCGAACGCCCAGCCGTGGATCGGCGGCTTGACGAAGTTGTAGAGCACCTCCGAGTGGGTCAGCGAGTCCGGCAACGCGCCGGACGCCTCCTGGTGGTCGAAGGGGAGGAGGAACTGGGCGAGCGCAGCATCCGGGTCGGCCTCCGCGAGCGCGATGGCGTTGAAGCAGTGGTCCCAGCTCCAGACCTTGTCCATCCAGTGCTTGGACATCAGGACGGCTTCCCGCCCGACGAACCCGGATGGCGCGACGGTGGCGGACCACATCACGTACGCGGCCTTGCGGACGGCGGCGTCGAGTTCGCCGCGGGCGCTCCCGGCGTCCCCGGCCAAACGGCTCGCGTAGTCCTCGAACTCACGGGCCTGCCTGGCGACGATCTCGTCGAAGTCGGTTGCGCCGTCGTAGGCGGCAGCCGCCGTGTCCAGCTCCTCGACCGCCAGCTCCCATGCCACGCCGGAATCGAGCGTGACCGACCGCTCTGCCGAACCCACCGTTCCGGCGCCGACCACCGTCGCCTCGCCGGAGAGCACCGTGAACCGGTACCGCCGTCCGGACTCGTAGCTGGTGAGCACCACGGCGCCGTCCAGCGGATCGCGGAAGAGGTAGGCGCCGGTGAACGGGGTCAGCTCGCCGGACGCGACGAACCGCATCCCGAGACCGGTGCCCCGGAAGCGGATGGTGCTGCGCCCGTCGAAGACGGCATCGACGCGGCCGCCCTCCGCGACCCAGGAGAGGACCTCCGGCGCCAGGACCAGACGCGGAGACACCAGGGCGCCGCCCGCCTCGGGCAGCAGCCGCAGGATGGGGTGCATCCCGGTCTGGTGCGTCACCAGGTGCACGTCCTCGGCTCGCTCGTGCAGGCCGACGATGCGGGAGAGGTCGATCCACGCGCCGCGCGTCGAGAAGGGGACCTCGTCGATGTCGAGGGGCGTCATCGCCTCAGTCCTTCACCGCGCCGGCGGTCACGCCGGCGGCGACGTACTTCTGGGCGATCACGAGCAGCACGGCGGCCGGGATGGATGCGACGACGGCGGTCGCCATGATCGCGTTCCACTCCTGGTTGTTGTTGCCGATGTACTTGTAGATGCCGAGCGTGATCGTCTGCATCGTGCCGCCGCTGTTGAGCGTCGACGAGAAGATGAAGTCCGACCACGCCCACAGGAACGCGAACAGCGACACCGTGACCACCGAGTTGCGGCTCACCGGCAGCACGATGGAGCGGAACGTCCGCCAGCTCCCCGCGCCGTCGATCTTGGCGGCGCTCATCAGCTCGTCGGGGATGCCGGACATGAACGCGGTGAAGATCAGCACGCCGAACGGCACCGCGAGCGTGGAGTCGGCGATGATCAGCCCCCAGAGCGTGTTGAGGATCCCGAGGTTGAGGTAGATCGCGTAGAAGCCCATCGCCATGATGATGCCGGGGATCATCTGCGCGATCAGCAGCACGAAGTTGAGCACTCCGCGGCCTCGCGGACGCAGCTTCGCCAGCGAGTACGCCGCGGGCGCCGAGATGGCTACGGTCAGGATCACCGTGCCGAGGCCGACGAGCAGGCTCGTGCCGAGGTAGGGGAGCTGCTGGCTGATCACCGCCTGGTAGCCCTCGAACGTCGCGTGGATCGGGAACAGGTTCGGCGGGCTCTTCCGCATCTCGGTGGTGGGCGTGAGCGAGACGTTGATCATCCAGTAGACGGGGAAGAGCATGATCAGGGTCAGCACGACCCCGACGATCGTCTTCCACCACGGTCGCTTCCCGTTCATGCGGCGTCCTGCTTTCGCTGCGTGCGGATGTAGATGAGCCCGAAGATCAGGGCGATGACGATCAGGACGTTGCCGACGGCCGCCGCCGGGCTGAAGTCGGGCAGCGTGGATGCGAAGCCCAGCTGGTACGACCAGGTCGCGAACGTCGTCGACGACGTGCCCGGCCCACCGCGGGTCATGATCCAGATGATGTCGAACACCTTGAGGGTGTAGATCAGGCCGAGCAGGATCGTGATGGCCGAGACCGGCTTCAGCAGCGGGAAGGTGACCCGCCAGAACTTCTGCCACCCGTTCGCGCCGTCGAGGGATGCGGCCTCGTAGAGGTCGGTCGGGATGTTCTGCAGGCCCGAGTAGATGATCACCAGGTTGAACGGGATGCCGATCCAGATGTTCGCGATGATCACGCTGGTGAGTGCCCAGTCCGGCGACGTCAGCCAGTTGACCCCGGAGAGCCCGAAGGCGTTGAGGGTGGCGTTCACCACCCCGGAGTCGCTGTTGAGCATCCAGGACCAGGTGGAGGCCGAGACGATCAGCGGGAGCAGCCACGGCACCAGGAACAGGGCGCGCAGCGTGGCCGACAGCCGGAAGTTCTGGTAGAAGAACACGGCCAGCGCCATCCCGATCGTGAACTGGAAGACGATCGAGACGATGGTGAAGAGGGCGGTGTGCAGGAAGGCCGGCCCGAAGGTCGGATCCTGGAACACCTTGACGTAGTTGTCGAACCCGACGAACGGAGCGCCGCCCTGGACGAAGGACCGGACGGTGTAGTCGCGGACGCTGAGCTCGATGTTGCGGTAGAGGGGGTAGGCGTAGAACACCGCCAGGTAGATCACTACCGGGGCGAGGAACGCCCAGGCGGCCCACTGCGTGGAGCGCCGGGAGCGCCGTCGAGACCGGGGTGGGGTGGCGACGTGCGCCACCCCACCGTGGTCTCCGACAGAACCGGGCGGCACTGTCTGGGTG encodes the following:
- a CDS encoding DJ-1/PfpI family protein, which gives rise to MPSRNHRVAVLVLDGAKPLDVGIPAQVFSHRPSMPYEVRVCGAAPGLVTGGDGLSYHVADGLDALAEADTVFVPGYREPATTEPSAAVVAALRAANERGARLAAISTGAFALAAAGLLDGKRATTHWHYTRALAARYPLVQVDENVLFVDEGDVLTSAGAASGIDLSLHLVRRDHGVGLSNHVARRLVAAPYRSGGQAQYVPRSVPEPLGDLFATTRAWALEHLAEPLTLDALARNARVSPRTFSRRFVEDTGYTPMQWVLRARVDLARELLERSDLGVEQIADSVGLGSGANLRLHFQRILGTSPTEYRHTFSA
- a CDS encoding glycogen debranching protein, which codes for MTPLDIDEVPFSTRGAWIDLSRIVGLHERAEDVHLVTHQTGMHPILRLLPEAGGALVSPRLVLAPEVLSWVAEGGRVDAVFDGRSTIRFRGTGLGMRFVASGELTPFTGAYLFRDPLDGAVVLTSYESGRRYRFTVLSGEATVVGAGTVGSAERSVTLDSGVAWELAVEELDTAAAAYDGATDFDEIVARQAREFEDYASRLAGDAGSARGELDAAVRKAAYVMWSATVAPSGFVGREAVLMSKHWMDKVWSWDHCFNAIALAEADPDAALAQFLLPFDHQEASGALPDSLTHSEVLYNFVKPPIHGWAFAQLRARSSRPFTAAELHEVYRRLAAWTRFWLDFRRTPAHPLPYYQHGNDSGWDNSTTFDRSRVIVSPDLSAFLLLQLHELQELAAMLGLSAPEWKAEAATIEAALFDRLWTGDGFLALDALSGEPASATSLLNALPIVLGERLPAEVASTLARTIAAHLTEWGPATEPVTSPLYESDGYWRGPIWAPSTFLIEDGLRRAGHTDLADQVSLRFRAACERSGFAENFDAVTGAGLRDRAYTWTASCFLTLTLDAARRTHSLGER
- a CDS encoding carbohydrate ABC transporter permease codes for the protein MNGKRPWWKTIVGVVLTLIMLFPVYWMINVSLTPTTEMRKSPPNLFPIHATFEGYQAVISQQLPYLGTSLLVGLGTVILTVAISAPAAYSLAKLRPRGRGVLNFVLLIAQMIPGIIMAMGFYAIYLNLGILNTLWGLIIADSTLAVPFGVLIFTAFMSGIPDELMSAAKIDGAGSWRTFRSIVLPVSRNSVVTVSLFAFLWAWSDFIFSSTLNSGGTMQTITLGIYKYIGNNNQEWNAIMATAVVASIPAAVLLVIAQKYVAAGVTAGAVKD
- a CDS encoding alcohol dehydrogenase catalytic domain-containing protein; this translates as MKALTWQANKRVDVVDVPDPRIEQPTDVVIRITSTAICGSDLHLYDVLGPFLSKGDVLGHEPMGIVEEVGSAVRSLSVGDRVVIPFVIACGDCYMCRLGLTTQCETTQNREHGTGASLYGYTELYGSVPGGQAERLRVPMADFNALRVGSELPDDRYLFLSDILPTAWQGVQYANVPEGGTLGVIGLGPVGQFASRIGKHLGYQVVAVDPVPERREMAERHGIDTFDLSDDAAAWLREATDGRGPDAVVDAVGMEAHGNTVAGVAQSAVGLLPDPVAKKLMTTVGVDRLSAMMLAFDAVRRGGTVSLSGVYAGVADPVPFMNLFDKQVAIRMGQCNVHTWRDDILPLVEDPADPLGTEDLVTHRVGLEEAPRMYDLFRDKEDGCIKVVLTP
- a CDS encoding beta-L-arabinofuranosidase domain-containing protein codes for the protein MTDTLDATRTGGPVSPSRSALRPLGQDEVRFVGGFWAEKQELNASAVIDHCLTWMERIGWIGNFDRAADGTVAEHHDGIEFVDSEVYKLLEAMAWELGRTQDAALAETYRSLVERVAAAQEPDGYLHTSFGREGQRPRFSDLEWGHELYCFGHLFQAAVARVRTGHDDLIVDVARRLADHVYREFGPDGRDAICGHPEIEPALAELGRALSEPRYLDLARSFIERRGRRRLKTTLFQSSEYFLDDVPVRDADTLRGHAVRAEYLAAGAVDVAVEFGDDALLAAVERQWAHTVATRTYLTGGVGSHHQNEEFGSDFELPPDRAYAETCAAIGSVMLSWRLLLQSGDAAYADVIERTLLNAVLVSPREDGRAFYYANTLHQRELGSVPAEDQLSERAEASLRAPWFEVSCCPTNVARTLASVASYVATASPDGVQLHQFGDIDIETSVAGSPVRIQVRAPGYPFDGRVSVTVDAAEEIELSVRIPSWASGADVSLGGEPVLPKDGYVRVRRVFDPAEPLLLDLPMTPRLTYPDPRIDALRGTAAVERGPLVLCVESTDLPDGDHVDAVRLRSDTAPTATPDGAAAPVDLVSSAFGGWPYGTAPHADPRTAAVVELRPYFQWANRGPSTMRVFIPLAGA
- a CDS encoding alpha/beta hydrolase, with product MSDNTRPTTESAAQNPPPRKRGRKFLRVTIVTIVSIVSVVVIALATTTTINAIATASEANEIRKYGRLVDVDGKKINVDIQGAGAQTIVLLPGFGTGSPVIDFAPLVDKLKANYRTVVVEPFGYGLSDETDRPRTNANIAREVHSALQALHIDRYVLGGHSIAGIYGLQYVNTYRDEVTAFVGIDTSVPTQPGIDEELNVAGLRTLKTLGLVRVLTALGDDPYTGLPYTDAQKYQSKIISLRNGFTDTYADEMERFGSNFHDAQKLAFPKDLPLLLFVQSDNIDVEGWMTLHTEQVASVERSELIPLDADHYLHHTKSAEIASAMNAFLTAG
- the gap gene encoding type I glyceraldehyde-3-phosphate dehydrogenase, giving the protein MTRIAINGFGRIGRNTLRALLERGSDLEVVAVNDLTAPETLAHLLKYDSTLGRLGRSVEVDGTDLVVDGRRIRVLAEREPADLPWAELGVELVLESTGRFTSAESARAHLRAGAKRVLVSAPSDGADVTLAYGVNTDAYDPEKHVIVSNASCTTNALAPLASVLDDLAGIEHGFMTTVHAYTQEQNLQDGPHRDLRRARAAGVNIVPTTTGAAKAIGLVLPNLDGKLSGDSIRVPVPVGSIVELNTTVSREVTLDEVLAAYRDAAAGPLNGVLEYADEPLVSSDITGQPASSIFDSALTRVSGKHVKVVAWYDNEWGFSNRVVDTLELLAA
- a CDS encoding MATE family efflux transporter; the protein is MSSNRTYLASAPIWRSLVHLCVPMVAGFSVGVVYNIINAGFIGALHSTPLLAALTFSLPVFALVMAIGGVFGVGGGTFVSRLLGMQDDPDADQASAAGAATRIKQVSSFTLWGALAAGVVIGVLGVIFAVPLATAVGASGASLEPTALYIGAMFGFAPVLVAAFALEQLVRAEGAAVASMTGLIASTVANLVLDVLFILVLGWGVLGAGIALGLSNVVTVGYYIWWLTKKSSAVSLAPRHFRADPEMLKTVFGVGASELLMSSFLIVTTLVMNWIAIAYGDALLAAMGVALRIVQLPEMICMGVFMGAIPLFAYAYGARNHARLRGAIVGSAVAIAGITLVFSSIVFLFRDQVFALFSADPSVISDGTLILTAMLISTLFNGFTGLVIAVFQATEQIRNATIMAVSQGILFIPVVLVGNAVFGLNGVIWAMTATELLTFALGAVLFLGSRKALASAPSQDAVAAASAAVAEEGAAVTA
- a CDS encoding sugar ABC transporter permease, with product MTTTQTVPPGSVGDHGGVAHVATPPRSRRRSRRSTQWAAWAFLAPVVIYLAVFYAYPLYRNIELSVRDYTVRSFVQGGAPFVGFDNYVKVFQDPTFGPAFLHTALFTIVSIVFQFTIGMALAVFFYQNFRLSATLRALFLVPWLLPLIVSASTWSWMLNSDSGVVNATLNAFGLSGVNWLTSPDWALTSVIIANIWIGIPFNLVIIYSGLQNIPTDLYEAASLDGANGWQKFWRVTFPLLKPVSAITILLGLIYTLKVFDIIWIMTRGGPGTSSTTFATWSYQLGFASTLPDFSPAAAVGNVLIVIALIFGLIYIRTQRKQDAA
- a CDS encoding MarR family transcriptional regulator, coding for MSSRSEQLTALIRTLSFAQRATADAWVRTSGLSRSQAFTLGYIEEHQENGVIARELSEMSGTTPASVASLLQGLEERGYITRTPSPDDSRVKLISVTPEGAEVVAGFQNDLAAEQERTFSVLDTEEQDRLIALLRRVTDTLDS